A region from the Falco peregrinus isolate bFalPer1 chromosome 19, bFalPer1.pri, whole genome shotgun sequence genome encodes:
- the LOC101925031 gene encoding uncharacterized protein LOC101925031 isoform X2 has protein sequence MDTPRKGRAQGKLRPRSVAAATAHAIGPPLPPPLFPRVVPPLLQRHRGVALRLGAAPRHFRRGRHGGGGRCGREACGALCPLLSYFGAGYADYAVLAHVLPQTALRGRCRRAPEERAGGDPRGLPGVWKVLGRGRVLVLVGPPWCRPDPRPHLPASWCPFHAAAFNLIVLLLLACRARRPRRPWCGSPPQHHRRLLCPAQWGESLSKARQSLRHRAGAGCLAGTGRQESSRDGGRRRHGKQPRPNVMLIIMDETPLEQICNQGLKETNQEELCPPKPKLVLLQEVFGQGFVLCWLFPWSRSPPLGTDLGYSPLPIPYSDLPAPSTWEDAGNMLTVASHRDPEP, from the exons ATGGACACACCCCGCAAGGGGCGTGCCCAAGGCAAGCTCCGCCCGCGCTCCGTCGCCGCGGCAACTGCACACGCCATcgggccccccctccccccccccctttttccgCGTGTTGTCCCGCCCCTATTGCAACGTCACCGCGGGGTCGCGCTCCGATTGGGAGCAGCTCCGCGCCACTTCCGGCGGGGGCGCCATGGCGGCGGTGGGCGCTGCGGGCGGGAGGCGTGCGGCGCCCTCTGCCCGCTGCTCAGCTACTTCGGTGCGGGCTACGCCGACTACGCCGTGCTGGCGCACGTCCTGCCGCAGACCGCCCTGCGCGGCAGGTGCCGCCGGGCCCCGGAGgagcgggcggggggggacCCGAGGGGTCTCCCGGGAGTGTGGAAGGTGTTGGGCCGGGGGAGGGTTCTCGTCCTGGTCGGGCCCCCGTGGTGCCGCCCTGACCCGCGCCCCCACCTCCCCGCGTCCTGGTGCCCGTTCCACGCTGCCGCCTTCAACCTCATCgtgcttctgctgctggccTGCCGCGCGCGCCGGCCTCGCCGACCCTG GTGTGGTTCCCCTCCCCAACACCACCGTCGACTTCTCTGTCCTGCACAGTGGGGCGAAAGCCTGAGCAA GGCTCGCCAGTCTCTACGccacagggctggtgctggctgcctggctgggaCCGGCAGGCAGGAGTCCAGCAGGGATGGCGGCAGGAGGAGACATGGCAAGCAACCACGTCCGAAC GTTATGTTGATCATCATGGATGAGACTCCCCTGGAGCAGATCTGTAACCAGGGACTGAAGGAGACAAACCAGGAGGAGCTGtgccccccaaaacccaaactggtgctgctgcaggaggtgtTTGGGCAGG GCTTTGTGCTCTGCTGGCTCTTCCCCTGGAGCCGCAGCCCCCCGCTGGGCACAGACCTTGGGTACAGCCCGCTGCCCATCCCCTACTCTGACCTCCCCGCGCCCAGCACGTGGGAGGATGCTGGAAACATGCTGACAGTGGCTTCACACCGGGATCCAGAGCCGTGA
- the B4GALT3 gene encoding beta-1,4-galactosyltransferase 3 gives MLRRLLERPCTLALLVGCQFAFVAYFSLGGFRNLTSLFGRAAGPVFDYSRTQDVYANLSRLLPRQPARPDPAQPLPFCPQRSPLLVGPLTVSFSRVPTLEQIQMKNPAVREGGRYQPATCEPRSRTAVIIPHRNRETHLGHLLYYLHPFLQRQQLQYGIYVVHQAGNSTFNRAKLLNVGVKEALKDEEWDCLFLHDVDLIPENDHNLYTCDPWNPKHVSIAMNKFGYSLPYPQYFGGVSALTPDQYMKINGFPNEYWGWGGEDDDIATRVRLAGMKIARPPISIGHYKMVKHKSDKGNEENPHRFDLLIRTQRMWTQDGMNSLTYVLLAKHLHPLYTNLTVDIGMDPRAGRGRRGPVPGHEGQRYRSSTSLFREEMLRKLPRDAAGWGGKEISLSPQLPTATLQQPLAGNGTQGGTSSPPAPGITQHSPEAAGEGDAHLGGSAGMAVAQEKTLPAHGDNQSLLQGAH, from the exons atGCTGCGGCGGCTGCTGGAGCGGCCCTGCACCCTGGCGCTGCTCGTCGGCTGCCAGTTCGCCTTCGTCGCCTACTTCTCCCTGGGCGGGTTCCGCAACCTCACCTCCCTCTtcggccgcgccgccgggcccgTCTTCGACTACTCGCGCACCCAGGACGTGTACGCCAACCTGAGCCGGCTGCTGCCGCGCCAGCCCGCCCGCCCCGACCCCGCGCAGCCCCTGCCCTTCTGCCCCCAGCGCTCGCCTCTGCTCG TCGGGCCACTGACTGTGAGCTTCAGCCGGGtgcccacgctggagcagatCCAGATGAAGAACCCGGCGGTGCGGGAGGGCGGCCGGTACCAACCTGCCACCTGTGAGCCCCGGTCCCGCACCGCCGTCATCATCCCCCACCGCAACCGCGAGACCCACCTGGGCCACCTCCTCTACTACCTGCACCCCTTCCTGCAGCGCCAGCAGCTGCAGTACGGCATCTACGTCGTGCACCAG GCAGGCAACTCCACCTTCAACCGTGCCAAGCTGCTGAACGTGGGGGTGAAGGAGGCGCTGAAGGACGAGGAGTGGGACTGCCTCTTCCTCCATGATGTCGACCTCATCCCTGAGAACGACCATAACCTCTACACCTGCGATCCCTGGAACCCCAAGCATGTCTCCATTGCCATGAATAAATTCGGGTACAG CCTGCCGTACCCCCAGTACTTCGGGGGGGTCTCAGCTCTCACCCCTGACCAGTACATGAAGATCAATGGTTTCCCCAACGAATACTGGGGCTGGGGCGGTGAGGACGATGACATCGCCACCAG GGTGCGCCTGGCTGGCATGAAGATTGCCCGCCCGCCCATCTCCATCGGCCACTACAAGATGGTGAAGCACAAGAGTGACAAAGGCAACGAGGAGAACCCCCACAG GTTCGACCTGCTGATCCGCACACAGCGGATGTGGACACAGGATGGGATGAACTCCCTCACCTATGTACTGCTGGCCAAGCACCTCCACCCACTCTACACCAACCTCACAGTGGACATTGGGATGGACCCTCGTGCTGGGAGGGGCCGCAGGGGGCCAGTACCGGGCCACGAGGGACAGAGGTACCgcagcagcaccagcctttTCCGGGAAGAGATGCTGCGCAAGCTGCCCCgggatgctgcagggtgggggggcAAGGAGATATCCCTGTccccccagctgcccacagccaccctgcagcagccactggcAGGTAATGGCACCCAGGGTGGCACCAGCTCCCCACCGGCACCAGGGatcacccagcacagccccgaggctgctggggagggtgaTGCACACCTGGGGGGCAGTGCAGGCATGGCTGTGGCACAGGAGAAgaccctgcctgcccatggggacaaCCAGAGCCTGCTGCAGGGTGCCCACTAG
- the LOC101925031 gene encoding uncharacterized protein LOC101925031 isoform X3 gives MDTPRKGRAQGKLRPRSVAAATAHAIGPPLPPPLFPRVVPPLLQRHRGVALRLGAAPRHFRRGRHGGGGRCGREACGALCPLLSYFGAGYADYAVLAHVLPQTALRGRCRRAPEERAGGDPRGLPGVWKVLGRGRVLVLVGPPWCRPDPRPHLPASWCPFHAAAFNLIVLLLLACRARRPRRPWCGSPPQHHRRLLCPAQWGESLSKARQSLRHRAGAGCLAGTGRQESSRDGGRRRHGKQPRPNVMLIIMDETPLEQICNQGLKETNQEELCPPKPKLVLLQEALCSAGSSPGAAAPRWAQTLGTARCPSPTLTSPRPARGRMLETC, from the exons ATGGACACACCCCGCAAGGGGCGTGCCCAAGGCAAGCTCCGCCCGCGCTCCGTCGCCGCGGCAACTGCACACGCCATcgggccccccctccccccccccctttttccgCGTGTTGTCCCGCCCCTATTGCAACGTCACCGCGGGGTCGCGCTCCGATTGGGAGCAGCTCCGCGCCACTTCCGGCGGGGGCGCCATGGCGGCGGTGGGCGCTGCGGGCGGGAGGCGTGCGGCGCCCTCTGCCCGCTGCTCAGCTACTTCGGTGCGGGCTACGCCGACTACGCCGTGCTGGCGCACGTCCTGCCGCAGACCGCCCTGCGCGGCAGGTGCCGCCGGGCCCCGGAGgagcgggcggggggggacCCGAGGGGTCTCCCGGGAGTGTGGAAGGTGTTGGGCCGGGGGAGGGTTCTCGTCCTGGTCGGGCCCCCGTGGTGCCGCCCTGACCCGCGCCCCCACCTCCCCGCGTCCTGGTGCCCGTTCCACGCTGCCGCCTTCAACCTCATCgtgcttctgctgctggccTGCCGCGCGCGCCGGCCTCGCCGACCCTG GTGTGGTTCCCCTCCCCAACACCACCGTCGACTTCTCTGTCCTGCACAGTGGGGCGAAAGCCTGAGCAA GGCTCGCCAGTCTCTACGccacagggctggtgctggctgcctggctgggaCCGGCAGGCAGGAGTCCAGCAGGGATGGCGGCAGGAGGAGACATGGCAAGCAACCACGTCCGAAC GTTATGTTGATCATCATGGATGAGACTCCCCTGGAGCAGATCTGTAACCAGGGACTGAAGGAGACAAACCAGGAGGAGCTGtgccccccaaaacccaaactggtgctgctgcaggag GCTTTGTGCTCTGCTGGCTCTTCCCCTGGAGCCGCAGCCCCCCGCTGGGCACAGACCTTGGGTACAGCCCGCTGCCCATCCCCTACTCTGACCTCCCCGCGCCCAGCACGTGGGAGGATGCTGGAAACATGCTGA
- the PPOX gene encoding protoporphyrinogen oxidase isoform X1: protein MPPTVAVVGGGISGLAACYHLARGARPPKVLLLEAGARLGGWLQSTRTADGAVFEHGPRGIRPGGVVGTDTLHMVSELGLEGDVLPVPGDHPASRNRFLYTGGALHKLPSGLQGLLWPVPPFSRALLWSGVRDLLAPAGTEPDESVYAFVHRRFGQEVADIAVDSLCRGVFAGDCRALSIRSCFPTLFKAERHRRSVLLGLALGSRKERGAESRLSQRARAEHWSQWSLRGGMESLAEALAAFLRPRGVELHCHAPLRRLRWHPSGHWQLILADSTVTADHVVSALPAAALAEVLPAEAEPLAQELRRIPAVSVAVVNLQYEGITLPVTGFGHLVPSSEDASLLGIVYDSVAFPQHNGTGATSVRLTVMLGGAWFRQSFGDPAAVAPALLLQRAQAAVREQLGLEPAPTRSIVKVHQACIPQYTLGHWQRIGKRKLGHRGSSPGPHRGTHHPSPSLQSASAASWQSSSCPSASLGPPTLASRSTTALPVPKQLLGVCWGSCTEPQHPWVPSGARQSHGHRTKWFLFY, encoded by the exons aTGCCGCCCACAGTGGCCGTCGTGGGGGGCGGCATCAGCGGCCTGGCCGCCTGCTACCACTTGGCCCGCGGCGCCCGCCCGCCCAAG gtgctgctgctagAGGCCGGCGCCCGCCTAGGGGGGTGGCTGCAAAGCACCCGCACCGCCGACGGGGCCGTGTTCGAGCACGGGCCCCGGGGCATCCGCCCCGGGGGCGTGGTGGGCACCGACACCCTGCACATG GTCTCTGAGCTCGGCCTGGAGGGTGACGTCCTGCCTGTCCCTGGAGACCACCCGGCTTCTAGGAACCGATTCCTCTACACCGGCGGAGCCCTGCACAAACTGCCCTCAGGCCTGCA GGGCCTGCTGTGGCCAGTGCCCCCCTTCTCGCGGGCACTACTCTGGAGCGGGGTGCGGGACCTGCTGGCACCAGCCGGGACGGAGCCTGATGAGAGCGTGTACGCCTTTGTTCATCGCCGCTTCGGCCAGGAG GTGGCCGACATTGCTGTGGACAGCCTGTGCCGGGGTGTGTTTGCTGGGGACTGCCGAGCACTGAGCATCCGCTCCTGTTTCCCCACGCTTTTCAAGGCCGAGCGGCACCGGCGATCtgtcctgctggggctggcgcTGGGCTCCA GGAAGGAGCGTGGGGCTGAGTCAAGGCTGAGCCAGCGGGCGCGGGCCGAGCACTGGAGCCAGTGGTCACTGCGGGGTGGGATGGAGAGCCTGGCCGAGGCGCTGGCGGCCTTCCTGCGCCCACGTGGGGTTGAGCTGCACTGCCATGCACCCCTGCGCCGCCTGCGCTGGCACCCCAGTGGCCACTGGCAG CTCATCCTGGCAGACAGCACCGTGACAGCTGACCATGTAGTCAGTGCCCTCCCGGCCGCAG CCctggcagaggtgctgccagccGAGGCTGAGCCACTGGCACAGGAGCTGCGGCGCATCCCAGCTGTGTCTGTGGCTGTGGTGAACCTGCAGTACGAGGGCATCACATTGCCTGTCACG GGCTTTGGGCACTTGGTGCCCTCCTCCGAGGATGCCTCCCTTCTGGGTATCGTCTACGACTCAGTGGCCTTCCCCCAGCACAACGGCACAGGAGCCACCTCGGTGCGGCTGACG GTGATGCTGGGAGGTGCCTGGTTCAGACAGAGCTTTGGGGATCCGGCGGCGGTGGCGccagcgctgctgctgcagcgggcacaggcagcagtgcGGGAGCAGCTGGGCCTGGAGCCAGCCCCGACCCGCTCCATTGTTAAGGTGCACCAG GCCTGCATTCCCCAGTACACACTGGGCCACTGGCAGCGCATAGGTAAGAGGAAGCTGGGGCACAGGGGGTCCTCCCCTGGACCCCACAGAGGCACCCACcacccatccccatccctgcagagcGCATCGGCCGCttcctggcagagcagcagctgcccctcaGCCTCATTGGGGCCTCCTACACTGGCGTCTCGGTCAACGACTGCATTGCCAGTGCCAAAGCAGCTGTTGGGCgtctgctggggcagctgcactgagccccagcatccctgggtcCCCTCTGGCGCCAGGCAGTCCCATGGCCATAGGACaaagtggtttcttttttattga
- the LOC101925031 gene encoding uncharacterized protein LOC101925031 isoform X4: MDTPRKGRAQGKLRPRSVAAATAHAIGPPLPPPLFPRVVPPLLQRHRGVALRLGAAPRHFRRGRHGGGGRCGREACGALCPLLSYFGAGYADYAVLAHVLPQTALRGRCRRAPEERAGGDPRGLPGVWKVLGRGRVLVLVGPPWCRPDPRPHLPASWCPFHAAAFNLIVLLLLACRARRPRRPWCGSPPQHHRRLLCPAQWGESLSKARQSLRHRAGAGCLAGTGRQESSRDGGRRRHGKQPRPNVMLIIMDETPLEQICNQGLKETNQEELCPPKPKLALCSAGSSPGAAAPRWAQTLGTARCPSPTLTSPRPARGRMLETC; this comes from the exons ATGGACACACCCCGCAAGGGGCGTGCCCAAGGCAAGCTCCGCCCGCGCTCCGTCGCCGCGGCAACTGCACACGCCATcgggccccccctccccccccccctttttccgCGTGTTGTCCCGCCCCTATTGCAACGTCACCGCGGGGTCGCGCTCCGATTGGGAGCAGCTCCGCGCCACTTCCGGCGGGGGCGCCATGGCGGCGGTGGGCGCTGCGGGCGGGAGGCGTGCGGCGCCCTCTGCCCGCTGCTCAGCTACTTCGGTGCGGGCTACGCCGACTACGCCGTGCTGGCGCACGTCCTGCCGCAGACCGCCCTGCGCGGCAGGTGCCGCCGGGCCCCGGAGgagcgggcggggggggacCCGAGGGGTCTCCCGGGAGTGTGGAAGGTGTTGGGCCGGGGGAGGGTTCTCGTCCTGGTCGGGCCCCCGTGGTGCCGCCCTGACCCGCGCCCCCACCTCCCCGCGTCCTGGTGCCCGTTCCACGCTGCCGCCTTCAACCTCATCgtgcttctgctgctggccTGCCGCGCGCGCCGGCCTCGCCGACCCTG GTGTGGTTCCCCTCCCCAACACCACCGTCGACTTCTCTGTCCTGCACAGTGGGGCGAAAGCCTGAGCAA GGCTCGCCAGTCTCTACGccacagggctggtgctggctgcctggctgggaCCGGCAGGCAGGAGTCCAGCAGGGATGGCGGCAGGAGGAGACATGGCAAGCAACCACGTCCGAAC GTTATGTTGATCATCATGGATGAGACTCCCCTGGAGCAGATCTGTAACCAGGGACTGAAGGAGACAAACCAGGAGGAGCTGtgccccccaaaacccaaactg GCTTTGTGCTCTGCTGGCTCTTCCCCTGGAGCCGCAGCCCCCCGCTGGGCACAGACCTTGGGTACAGCCCGCTGCCCATCCCCTACTCTGACCTCCCCGCGCCCAGCACGTGGGAGGATGCTGGAAACATGCTGA
- the LOC101925031 gene encoding uncharacterized protein LOC101925031 isoform X1 yields MDTPRKGRAQGKLRPRSVAAATAHAIGPPLPPPLFPRVVPPLLQRHRGVALRLGAAPRHFRRGRHGGGGRCGREACGALCPLLSYFGAGYADYAVLAHVLPQTALRGRCRRAPEERAGGDPRGLPGVWKVLGRGRVLVLVGPPWCRPDPRPHLPASWCPFHAAAFNLIVLLLLACRARRPRRPWCGSPPQHHRRLLCPAQWGESLSKARQSLRHRAGAGCLAGTGRQESSRDGGRRRHGKQPRPNVMLIIMDETPLEQICNQGLKETNQEELCPPKPKLVLLQEVFGQGAWGWEGLSGQVSQHGSCFSPSLRPGFVLCWLFPWSRSPPLGTDLGYSPLPIPYSDLPAPSTWEDAGNMLTVASHRDPEP; encoded by the exons ATGGACACACCCCGCAAGGGGCGTGCCCAAGGCAAGCTCCGCCCGCGCTCCGTCGCCGCGGCAACTGCACACGCCATcgggccccccctccccccccccctttttccgCGTGTTGTCCCGCCCCTATTGCAACGTCACCGCGGGGTCGCGCTCCGATTGGGAGCAGCTCCGCGCCACTTCCGGCGGGGGCGCCATGGCGGCGGTGGGCGCTGCGGGCGGGAGGCGTGCGGCGCCCTCTGCCCGCTGCTCAGCTACTTCGGTGCGGGCTACGCCGACTACGCCGTGCTGGCGCACGTCCTGCCGCAGACCGCCCTGCGCGGCAGGTGCCGCCGGGCCCCGGAGgagcgggcggggggggacCCGAGGGGTCTCCCGGGAGTGTGGAAGGTGTTGGGCCGGGGGAGGGTTCTCGTCCTGGTCGGGCCCCCGTGGTGCCGCCCTGACCCGCGCCCCCACCTCCCCGCGTCCTGGTGCCCGTTCCACGCTGCCGCCTTCAACCTCATCgtgcttctgctgctggccTGCCGCGCGCGCCGGCCTCGCCGACCCTG GTGTGGTTCCCCTCCCCAACACCACCGTCGACTTCTCTGTCCTGCACAGTGGGGCGAAAGCCTGAGCAA GGCTCGCCAGTCTCTACGccacagggctggtgctggctgcctggctgggaCCGGCAGGCAGGAGTCCAGCAGGGATGGCGGCAGGAGGAGACATGGCAAGCAACCACGTCCGAAC GTTATGTTGATCATCATGGATGAGACTCCCCTGGAGCAGATCTGTAACCAGGGACTGAAGGAGACAAACCAGGAGGAGCTGtgccccccaaaacccaaactggtgctgctgcaggaggtgtTTGGGCAGGGTGCGTGGGGCTGGGAAGGCCTGTCGGGCCAGGTATCCCAGCATGGCTCatgcttctccccttccctccgGCCAGGCTTTGTGCTCTGCTGGCTCTTCCCCTGGAGCCGCAGCCCCCCGCTGGGCACAGACCTTGGGTACAGCCCGCTGCCCATCCCCTACTCTGACCTCCCCGCGCCCAGCACGTGGGAGGATGCTGGAAACATGCTGACAGTGGCTTCACACCGGGATCCAGAGCCGTGA
- the PPOX gene encoding protoporphyrinogen oxidase isoform X2 — protein MPPTVAVVGGGISGLAACYHLARGARPPKVLLLEAGARLGGWLQSTRTADGAVFEHGPRGIRPGGVVGTDTLHMVSELGLEGDVLPVPGDHPASRNRFLYTGGALHKLPSGLQGLLWPVPPFSRALLWSGVRDLLAPAGTEPDESVYAFVHRRFGQEVADIAVDSLCRGVFAGDCRALSIRSCFPTLFKAERHRRSVLLGLALGSRKERGAESRLSQRARAEHWSQWSLRGGMESLAEALAAFLRPRGVELHCHAPLRRLRWHPSGHWQLILADSTVTADHVVSALPAAALAEVLPAEAEPLAQELRRIPAVSVAVVNLQYEGITLPVTGFGHLVPSSEDASLLGIVYDSVAFPQHNGTGATSVRLTVMLGGAWFRQSFGDPAAVAPALLLQRAQAAVREQLGLEPAPTRSIVKVHQACIPQYTLGHWQRIERIGRFLAEQQLPLSLIGASYTGVSVNDCIASAKAAVGRLLGQLH, from the exons aTGCCGCCCACAGTGGCCGTCGTGGGGGGCGGCATCAGCGGCCTGGCCGCCTGCTACCACTTGGCCCGCGGCGCCCGCCCGCCCAAG gtgctgctgctagAGGCCGGCGCCCGCCTAGGGGGGTGGCTGCAAAGCACCCGCACCGCCGACGGGGCCGTGTTCGAGCACGGGCCCCGGGGCATCCGCCCCGGGGGCGTGGTGGGCACCGACACCCTGCACATG GTCTCTGAGCTCGGCCTGGAGGGTGACGTCCTGCCTGTCCCTGGAGACCACCCGGCTTCTAGGAACCGATTCCTCTACACCGGCGGAGCCCTGCACAAACTGCCCTCAGGCCTGCA GGGCCTGCTGTGGCCAGTGCCCCCCTTCTCGCGGGCACTACTCTGGAGCGGGGTGCGGGACCTGCTGGCACCAGCCGGGACGGAGCCTGATGAGAGCGTGTACGCCTTTGTTCATCGCCGCTTCGGCCAGGAG GTGGCCGACATTGCTGTGGACAGCCTGTGCCGGGGTGTGTTTGCTGGGGACTGCCGAGCACTGAGCATCCGCTCCTGTTTCCCCACGCTTTTCAAGGCCGAGCGGCACCGGCGATCtgtcctgctggggctggcgcTGGGCTCCA GGAAGGAGCGTGGGGCTGAGTCAAGGCTGAGCCAGCGGGCGCGGGCCGAGCACTGGAGCCAGTGGTCACTGCGGGGTGGGATGGAGAGCCTGGCCGAGGCGCTGGCGGCCTTCCTGCGCCCACGTGGGGTTGAGCTGCACTGCCATGCACCCCTGCGCCGCCTGCGCTGGCACCCCAGTGGCCACTGGCAG CTCATCCTGGCAGACAGCACCGTGACAGCTGACCATGTAGTCAGTGCCCTCCCGGCCGCAG CCctggcagaggtgctgccagccGAGGCTGAGCCACTGGCACAGGAGCTGCGGCGCATCCCAGCTGTGTCTGTGGCTGTGGTGAACCTGCAGTACGAGGGCATCACATTGCCTGTCACG GGCTTTGGGCACTTGGTGCCCTCCTCCGAGGATGCCTCCCTTCTGGGTATCGTCTACGACTCAGTGGCCTTCCCCCAGCACAACGGCACAGGAGCCACCTCGGTGCGGCTGACG GTGATGCTGGGAGGTGCCTGGTTCAGACAGAGCTTTGGGGATCCGGCGGCGGTGGCGccagcgctgctgctgcagcgggcacaggcagcagtgcGGGAGCAGCTGGGCCTGGAGCCAGCCCCGACCCGCTCCATTGTTAAGGTGCACCAG GCCTGCATTCCCCAGTACACACTGGGCCACTGGCAGCGCATAG agcGCATCGGCCGCttcctggcagagcagcagctgcccctcaGCCTCATTGGGGCCTCCTACACTGGCGTCTCGGTCAACGACTGCATTGCCAGTGCCAAAGCAGCTGTTGGGCgtctgctggggcagctgcactga
- the ADAMTS4 gene encoding A disintegrin and metalloproteinase with thrombospondin motifs 4, with product MRRALLALLVAAAAGAARGPACPVTAPDEAGARSRVGPAPRRAKRFASVPRYVEMLVVADESMAQFHGAGLHRYLLTVLAAAARSFRHGSLGNAVELRVTRLVVLGQGTPGPPTTSNAAQMLRNFCQWQRGLNVPDEDSPLHFDTAILFTRQDLCGAATCDTLGMADVGTICDPERSCAIVEDDGLQSAFTVAHELGHIFNMLHDTSQPCQELNSRSGATRHMMAPVLSSLDPGEVWSPCSTHFITDFLDNGHGHCLLDKPLEWLQLPSALPGSTYPVLQQCQLTFGPHSRHCGDLQPPCASLWCTGHVSGRSVCQTKHFPWADGTPCAPGRVCMDGLCVGTGRLQELTTPVDGGWGPWGPWGRCSRTCGGGVQLSHRNCTAPAPRHGGRYCEGKRTRFQSCNVEECPGSTPLTFREEQCAAYNHRPDLVKGLPAPLDWVPRYSGVSERDQCKLTCQSQTLGYYHVLQPRVADGTPCSPESTGVCVQGRCIPAGCDRVIGSKKKFDKCMMCGGDGSSCTKVYGSFTKPRYGYNDVVTIPAGATHLLVRQISAQGGEDVFLALRQPAGNSLLNGGYVLVPSPTDVVLAGGATLRYSGATAATEMLAGRGPLHEPLVLQALVVDERRPPRLKYSFFLPRAQRSPSAAWERQKAEILEILRNHRHKQQ from the exons ATGCGCCGCGCGCTCCTGGCGCTCCTGGTAGCCGCCGCCGCCGGTGCCGCGCGTGGACCCGCCTGTCCCGTAACGGCACCGGACGAAGCCGGGGCACGGTCCCGCGTGGGGCCGGCCCCGAGGAGAGCCAAG CGCTTCGCCTCGGTGCCGCGGTACGTGGAGATGCTGGTGGTGGCGGACGAGTCGATGGCCCAGTTCCACGGCGCGGGGCTCCACCGGTACCTGCTGACGGTGCTGGCGGCGGCCGCCCGGTCCTTCCGGCACGGCAGCCTGGGCAACGCGGTGGAGCTGCGGGTGACGcggctggtggtgctgggccaGGGCACCCCAGGGCCCCCCACCACCTCCAACGCTGCCCAGATGCTCCGCAACTTCTGCCAGTGGCAGAGGGGGCTCAATGTCCCCGACGAGGACAGTCCCCTCCACTTTGACACCGCCATCCTTTTCACCCggcag gACCTGTGCGGGGCAGCCACCTGCGACACGCTGGGCATGGCTGACGTGGGCACCATCTGTGACCCCGAGCGGAGCTGTGCCATTGTGGAAGACGATGGGCTACAGTCGGCATTCACAGTCGCCCATGAGCTGG GCCACATCTTCAACATGCTGCACGacacctcccagccctgccaggagctgaaTAGCCGCTCTGGAGCCACGCGCCACATGATGGCCCCTGTCCTCTCCTCGCTGGATCCCGGTGAGGTGTggtccccctgcagcacccacttCATCACTGACTTCTTGGACAATGGCCACG GTCACTGCCTCCTGGACAAGCCCCTGGagtggctgcagctgccctcAGCGCTGCCGGGCAGCACCtacccagtgctgcagcaatGCCAGCTCACCTTCGGGCCCCACTCGCGGCACTGCGGTGACCTGCAGCCGCCCTGCGCCTCGCTGTGGTGCACCGGCCACGTCAGTGGCCGCTCTGTCTGCCAGACGAAGCATTTCCCCTGGGCCGATGGCACACCGTGCGCGCCGGGCAGGGTCTGCATGGATGGGCTCTGCGTTGGCACTGGCCGCCTGCAGGAGCTCACC ACACCTGTGGACGGTGGTTGGGGGCCATGGGGGCCATGGGGCAGGTGTTCACGCACCTGCGGTGGTGGCGTCCAGCTCTCCCACCGCAACTGCACCGCGCCAGCACCTCGCCATGGTGGCCGGTACTGTGAGGGGAAGCGCACCCGCTTCCAGTCCTGCAACGTGGAGGAGTGTCCCGGCAGCACCC CCCTCACCTTCCGGGAAGAGCAATGTGCCGCCTACAACCATCGCCCTGACCTCGTCAAGGGGCTCCCAGCCCCCCTGGACTGGGTGCCGCGCTACAGTGGCGTCTCTGAGCGGGACCAGTGCAAGCTGACCTGCCAGTCCCAAACCCTGGGCTACTACCATGTGCTGCAGCCAAGG GTGGCCGACGGGACGCCCTGCTCCCCTGAGAGCacgggggtgtgtgtgcagggcCGCTGCATCCCTGCTGGCTGCGACCGCGTCATTGGCTCCAAGAAGAAGTTCGATAAATGCATGATGTGCGGTGGCGATGGCTCCAGCTGCACCAAAGTCTATGGCTCCTTCACCAAACCCCG CTATGGCTACAACGACGTGGTGACCATCCCGGCAGGTGCCACGCACCTCCTGGTCCGGCAGATCTCGGCGCAAGGCGGTGAGGATGTCTTCCTGGCACTGAGGCAGCCGGCTGGCAACTCCCTCCTCAACGGTGGCTATGTCCTTGTGCCTTCCCCGACTGACGTGGTGCTGGCGGGTGGTGCGACCCTGCGCTACAGCGGGGCCACGGCAGCCACCGAGATGCTGGCAGGCCGGGGGCCGCTGCATGAGCccctggtgctgcaggcacTGGTGGTGGATGAGCGGCGCCCACCAAGAttgaaatacagcttctttCTGCCCCGGGCGCAGAGAAGCCCATCAGCAGCCTGGGAGAGGCAGAAAGCCGAGATCCTGGAGATCCTCAGGAACCACCGGCACAAGCAGCAGTGA